The following are from one region of the Amedibacterium intestinale genome:
- the dnaK gene encoding molecular chaperone DnaK, with the protein MSKIIGIDLGTTNSCVSVMDGGECKVITNPEGNRTTPSVVAYKNGERIVGDAAKRQVVTNKNTISSVKRLMGTNEKVELEGKQYTPQEISAMILQYLKGYAEDYLGEKVDKAVITVPAYFNDAQRQATKDAGKIAGLEVERIINEPTAAALAYGIDKTDKEQKVLVYDLGGGTFDVSILELADGTFEVLSTNGDTHLGGDDFDNVVVDWMVDTFKKENGVDLSKDAMAMQRLKEAGEKAKKDLSGMVQTQISLPFISAGADGPLHFEATLTRAKFDEMTKHLVDRTMEPVRNALRDAGLTKNDIHQVLLVGGSTRIPAVQEAVKNVLGKEPNRSVNPDEVVAMGAAIQGGVIQGDVKDVLLLDVTPLSLGIETMGGVMTVLIPRNTTIPTSKSQIFSTAADNQPAVDIRVLQGERPMANDNKELGMFKLDGIAPARRGVPQIEVTFDIDVNGIVHVSAKDKGTGKEQSITIQNTSGLSDEEIDRMVREAEEHKAEDEKRKEEIDLRNRAEGFIAQIDGMLADNGDKIDAKQKEETQKLRDDLQKSLDENDMAAVKEKLDALEKAAQAASAQMYQQQAAQGADANTGTNNDDNVVDAEFEEKK; encoded by the coding sequence CTTAGGAACAACAAATAGCTGTGTATCTGTTATGGATGGTGGGGAATGTAAAGTAATTACAAACCCAGAAGGAAATCGTACAACTCCATCTGTTGTAGCTTATAAAAATGGAGAACGTATCGTTGGTGATGCTGCAAAACGTCAGGTAGTTACTAACAAAAATACAATTAGTTCTGTAAAACGTTTGATGGGAACGAATGAAAAAGTAGAGTTGGAAGGAAAACAGTATACTCCACAGGAAATTTCAGCTATGATCCTTCAGTATCTGAAAGGATATGCAGAAGATTATTTAGGAGAAAAAGTTGATAAAGCCGTTATTACTGTTCCTGCATACTTTAATGATGCACAGCGTCAGGCAACAAAAGATGCTGGTAAAATTGCTGGATTGGAAGTAGAACGTATTATCAACGAACCAACGGCAGCAGCACTTGCTTATGGTATTGATAAAACAGATAAAGAACAGAAAGTTCTTGTATATGACTTAGGTGGAGGAACATTTGACGTTTCTATTTTGGAACTTGCAGACGGAACATTTGAAGTATTATCTACAAATGGAGATACACACTTAGGTGGAGATGACTTTGATAACGTTGTTGTTGACTGGATGGTAGATACATTCAAGAAAGAAAATGGTGTTGACTTGTCAAAAGATGCAATGGCAATGCAGCGTTTAAAAGAAGCTGGTGAAAAAGCGAAAAAAGATTTGAGTGGAATGGTACAGACACAGATTTCATTGCCATTTATCTCTGCTGGAGCTGATGGACCTCTTCACTTTGAAGCAACATTAACTCGTGCTAAATTTGATGAAATGACAAAACACTTGGTAGATCGTACAATGGAACCAGTTCGTAACGCACTTCGTGATGCTGGACTTACAAAAAATGATATTCACCAGGTATTGTTAGTAGGTGGATCTACTCGTATTCCAGCTGTTCAGGAAGCTGTTAAAAACGTATTAGGAAAAGAACCAAACCGTTCTGTAAACCCGGATGAAGTTGTAGCTATGGGTGCTGCTATTCAGGGTGGAGTTATCCAGGGTGATGTAAAAGATGTATTGTTGTTAGATGTTACACCATTAAGTTTAGGTATTGAAACAATGGGTGGAGTTATGACCGTTCTAATTCCTCGTAATACAACAATTCCTACAAGTAAATCACAGATTTTCTCAACTGCTGCAGATAACCAGCCAGCTGTAGATATTCGTGTACTTCAGGGTGAACGTCCAATGGCTAACGACAATAAAGAATTAGGTATGTTCAAACTTGATGGAATTGCTCCTGCTCGTCGTGGAGTTCCTCAGATTGAAGTTACTTTCGATATTGACGTTAATGGTATCGTACATGTATCTGCAAAAGATAAAGGTACTGGTAAAGAACAGTCTATCACAATTCAGAATACTTCTGGTTTAAGTGATGAAGAAATCGATCGTATGGTACGTGAAGCTGAAGAACACAAAGCAGAAGATGAAAAACGTAAAGAAGAAATCGATTTAAGAAACCGTGCAGAAGGATTCATCGCACAGATTGATGGAATGCTAGCTGATAATGGTGATAAGATTGATGCAAAACAGAAAGAAGAAACACAGAAACTTCGCGATGACTTGCAGAAATCATTAGATGAAAATGATATGGCTGCCGTAAAAGAAAAATTAGATGCATTGGAAAAAGCAGCACAGGCAGCAAGTGCACAGATGTATCAACAGCAGGCTGCTCAGGGAGCAGATGCAAATACAGGAACAAACAACGATGATAATGTTGTAGATGCTGAATTTGAAGAGAAAAAATAA
- the dnaJ gene encoding molecular chaperone DnaJ produces MSSEKRDYYEVLGLSKGASDDEIKRAYRKMAKKYHPDINKEPDAEAKFKEINEAYEVLSDPQKKATYDQFGFAGMDGAQGFGGQGFGGFEDFGDIFGSFFGGGFGGGSRRSNTGPRKGNDRFMQMRIDFMDAIFGRTETITLEVDEPCEECSGTGARSKSDITSCSRCGGSGTVTTQQRTPFGVFQSQSVCPDCNGTGKKILHKCSKCGGKGYEHKRVKLDIKIPAGIQSGQQVRVPNKGERGINGGPNGDLYIEILVGRHKQFVRDGNDIRISIPISAVDAVLGCKIDVPTVYGDVELTIPAGTQYGQQFRLKGKGVKSPRGQQGDQYVEVRVEIPTKITREEKDLYEKLRSKKGHESPFEKFKKAFK; encoded by the coding sequence ATGAGTAGTGAAAAAAGAGATTATTATGAAGTCCTTGGGCTTAGCAAAGGTGCAAGTGATGATGAGATAAAAAGAGCCTATCGTAAGATGGCGAAAAAATACCATCCGGATATAAACAAAGAACCGGATGCAGAGGCAAAATTTAAAGAAATTAATGAGGCTTATGAAGTTTTAAGTGATCCTCAAAAGAAAGCAACATACGATCAGTTTGGTTTTGCAGGTATGGATGGTGCACAGGGCTTTGGTGGACAAGGCTTTGGAGGATTTGAAGATTTTGGTGATATTTTTGGGTCTTTCTTTGGAGGAGGTTTTGGCGGTGGAAGTCGTCGAAGCAATACAGGACCTCGTAAAGGAAATGATCGTTTCATGCAGATGCGTATTGATTTCATGGACGCAATTTTTGGTAGAACTGAAACAATTACGCTGGAAGTTGATGAGCCTTGTGAAGAATGTTCTGGAACAGGGGCTAGATCAAAATCAGATATTACCTCATGTTCTCGCTGTGGAGGAAGTGGTACAGTAACGACACAGCAGCGTACACCATTTGGAGTGTTCCAGTCACAGTCTGTATGTCCTGACTGTAATGGAACCGGAAAGAAAATTTTGCATAAATGTTCAAAATGCGGTGGAAAAGGTTATGAACATAAACGTGTGAAATTGGATATCAAGATTCCTGCAGGTATTCAGTCTGGTCAGCAGGTACGTGTTCCAAATAAAGGAGAACGTGGAATTAATGGAGGTCCTAATGGGGACTTGTATATTGAAATCTTAGTTGGACGTCATAAACAATTTGTTCGTGATGGAAATGATATTCGAATTTCTATTCCTATTAGTGCTGTTGATGCTGTGTTAGGATGTAAAATTGATGTTCCAACTGTATATGGGGATGTAGAGCTTACCATTCCTGCAGGAACGCAATATGGACAGCAGTTCCGTTTAAAAGGAAAAGGTGTAAAATCTCCACGTGGACAGCAGGGAGATCAATATGTAGAAGTACGTGTTGAAATTCCAACAAAGATTACCAGAGAAGAAAAAGATTTATATGAAAAACTTCGTAGTAAAAAAGGGCATGAATCTCCTTTTGAGAAGTTTAAAAAAGCATTTAAGTAG
- a CDS encoding amidohydrolase produces the protein MLIKNGKIYTMENREIFIGDIRILDGHISEIGAHLEQLEDEDVLDATNKYVYPGLVEAHCHLGMEESSIRMEGNDVNESSDPVTPHVRAIDGCNPMDETIRHACEAGVTTVAAGPGSANVIGGTFMVYKTYGNCIDDMVIKNPVAMKCAFGENPKRVYQESKIKTRMNIAALLRETLYKTKEYMEKKESARRNAGNTPAYDMRLEAMIPVLKKEIPLKCHAHRADDILTIIRIAKEFDIDVTLDHCTDGEVIKEKIKESGYPAIVGPALTHKSKFELANKSFTTPKTLMDEGVLVAITTDSPVIPQEYLSLCAGLAMKAGMEEIEALEAITINPAKILGLDNRLGSLKAGKDADIVICDGSILDSLTKVDYTIINGKVVYQR, from the coding sequence ATGTTAATTAAAAATGGTAAAATCTATACGATGGAAAACAGAGAAATTTTTATTGGGGATATTCGAATTTTAGATGGGCATATTAGTGAAATAGGTGCGCATTTGGAACAATTAGAAGATGAGGATGTTCTTGATGCGACTAATAAATATGTGTATCCTGGTCTTGTAGAGGCACATTGTCATTTAGGAATGGAAGAGTCGTCTATTCGCATGGAAGGAAATGATGTCAATGAAAGCAGTGATCCTGTTACACCTCATGTAAGAGCGATTGATGGCTGTAATCCAATGGATGAAACAATACGTCATGCATGTGAAGCAGGTGTTACTACAGTTGCTGCAGGACCTGGCAGTGCCAATGTCATTGGTGGAACTTTTATGGTTTATAAAACCTATGGAAACTGTATAGATGATATGGTTATTAAAAATCCAGTTGCCATGAAGTGTGCTTTTGGTGAAAATCCAAAACGTGTATATCAGGAATCTAAAATTAAGACTAGAATGAATATTGCGGCTCTTTTAAGGGAAACTTTATATAAAACAAAAGAATATATGGAAAAGAAAGAGAGTGCACGAAGAAATGCAGGAAATACACCTGCATATGATATGAGGTTAGAAGCAATGATTCCAGTATTAAAAAAAGAAATTCCTTTGAAATGTCATGCGCATCGTGCTGATGATATATTAACAATTATACGTATTGCGAAAGAATTTGACATTGATGTTACTTTGGATCATTGTACAGATGGAGAAGTGATTAAAGAGAAGATAAAAGAAAGTGGATATCCTGCAATTGTAGGTCCTGCCTTAACACATAAAAGTAAGTTTGAATTAGCAAACAAATCATTTACAACACCAAAAACATTGATGGATGAAGGCGTATTAGTGGCTATTACAACAGATTCTCCTGTAATTCCACAGGAATACTTATCTTTGTGTGCAGGATTAGCTATGAAAGCTGGGATGGAAGAAATAGAAGCTTTAGAGGCAATTACTATTAATCCAGCTAAAATTTTAGGGTTAGATAATCGTTTAGGAAGTTTAAAAGCAGGAAAAGATGCAGATATTGTCATTTGTGATGGATCTATTTTAGACTCATTAACAAAGGTAGATTATACGATCATTAATGGAAAAGTTGTATATCAAAGATAA
- a CDS encoding sulfite exporter TauE/SafE family protein — protein MYILFFIISFSASIIGAICGIGGGIIIKPVMDAFGVLDVSVINFLSGCTVLSMTTYSVCKSLIAKDSSINMKLGTPLAIGAAIGGLAGKELFTYVASLFETPNTAGAVQAFILMLITLGTLLYTIKKDSIHTHRVTNLFLCLIIGFILGCISSFLGIGGGPINLVVLYFFFTMGTKEAAQNSLYIILFSQGTSTLRSLFTTNLSQISIFLLAGMVICGILGGIFGRKINKKINEAMVDKLFIGLMIVIIFINIYNIYHFLSM, from the coding sequence ATGTATATCTTGTTTTTTATCATTAGTTTTTCTGCTTCTATCATAGGTGCAATCTGTGGCATTGGTGGAGGAATCATCATTAAACCTGTCATGGATGCCTTTGGTGTATTAGATGTATCTGTTATTAATTTTTTATCTGGATGTACCGTTTTATCAATGACGACATATTCCGTTTGTAAAAGTCTTATCGCAAAAGATTCATCCATCAATATGAAACTTGGAACTCCTTTAGCAATCGGTGCTGCCATCGGAGGACTAGCAGGAAAAGAGTTATTCACTTATGTAGCTTCTTTATTTGAAACTCCAAATACAGCAGGAGCTGTACAGGCTTTTATCTTAATGCTGATCACATTAGGAACTTTGCTTTATACGATAAAAAAAGATTCTATTCATACACATCGAGTAACTAATTTATTCCTATGTTTAATCATAGGTTTCATACTGGGATGTATTTCCTCTTTCCTGGGTATTGGAGGAGGTCCTATTAATCTTGTTGTCTTATACTTCTTCTTTACGATGGGTACAAAAGAAGCTGCACAAAATTCTTTATATATCATTTTATTTTCACAGGGAACAAGTACATTAAGAAGTCTATTTACAACTAACCTTAGTCAGATAAGCATCTTCTTGCTTGCTGGAATGGTTATCTGTGGAATACTGGGTGGTATCTTTGGACGTAAGATCAACAAGAAAATCAATGAAGCCATGGTTGATAAATTGTTTATCGGTTTAATGATCGTTATTATATTTATCAATATATACAATATTTATCATTTCTTATCTATGTAA
- a CDS encoding CCA tRNA nucleotidyltransferase, with product MNNTIPHDVSSIMKILENNKYEIWLVGGCVRDMLMNKSCNDYDLTTNATPEIMQYLFHNHGYKTITTGSKHGTIGVLCNNKIVEITTYRTEQNYQSHRYPGSITYTSSLEEDLKRRDFTMNAIAWHPEKGFVDPFQGIEDIKNKQIRCVGNPHKRFEEDALRILRALRFHCTLHFSIEKKTEEALRKSVSLLTYISKERIRNEFNKMLMGELCNTLNMLKENYVLPYILPGYESLYDHTQPTPWHCYDIFTHTDIALNHTIGYPLESKLAIVFHDLGKIECEIIDKQGIAHYKHHALISEQKAKQYMQDLKYDKKTIQKVCTLIRYHDTYITLDKACLRKFLSYFNYDFSFARQALDIQLADDHAKNQEKVKEKIVIILQGKNMLHLMEQQHDYVTKKELDINGNDLIRLGYSGKQIQEQLDILYKYVMEDPARNKKEILISYLKSSDFFIS from the coding sequence ATGAATAACACGATTCCACATGATGTTTCTTCTATAATGAAGATTTTAGAAAATAACAAATATGAGATATGGCTGGTTGGCGGCTGCGTTCGTGATATGTTAATGAACAAATCCTGCAATGATTATGATCTAACAACGAATGCAACACCTGAAATCATGCAATATCTTTTTCATAATCATGGATATAAAACAATAACAACAGGTAGTAAACATGGCACCATAGGTGTTCTTTGTAATAATAAAATTGTAGAAATTACGACATATCGAACAGAACAAAATTATCAAAGCCATCGCTATCCCGGCAGCATAACGTATACATCTTCTTTAGAAGAAGATCTGAAGCGAAGAGATTTTACAATGAATGCGATTGCCTGGCATCCTGAAAAAGGATTTGTTGACCCTTTTCAAGGTATAGAAGATATTAAAAACAAACAAATCCGATGTGTAGGAAATCCTCACAAGCGTTTTGAAGAAGATGCTTTACGTATTCTAAGAGCTTTACGTTTTCATTGCACACTGCACTTCTCTATCGAAAAAAAGACAGAAGAGGCTTTGCGAAAAAGCGTTTCTTTGTTAACCTATATTTCAAAAGAGCGAATACGAAATGAATTTAATAAAATGCTGATGGGAGAATTATGCAATACATTAAACATGTTAAAAGAGAATTATGTTTTACCTTATATTCTTCCAGGTTACGAATCACTTTATGATCACACACAGCCTACCCCATGGCATTGTTATGATATATTTACACATACAGACATTGCTTTAAATCATACAATTGGTTATCCACTCGAAAGCAAACTCGCTATTGTTTTTCATGATTTAGGAAAGATCGAGTGCGAAATTATAGATAAACAAGGAATTGCTCACTATAAACATCATGCCCTTATTAGTGAACAAAAAGCAAAACAGTATATGCAAGATTTAAAATATGATAAAAAAACAATTCAAAAAGTATGTACACTTATTCGTTATCATGATACCTACATCACACTGGATAAAGCATGTTTAAGAAAATTTCTTTCCTATTTTAATTATGATTTTTCCTTTGCAAGACAAGCACTAGACATACAGCTGGCAGATGATCATGCCAAAAATCAAGAAAAAGTAAAAGAAAAGATTGTAATCATACTACAAGGCAAAAACATGCTTCATCTAATGGAACAGCAACATGATTATGTTACCAAAAAAGAATTAGACATAAATGGAAATGATCTTATCCGTTTAGGATATAGTGGAAAACAAATACAGGAACAACTAGATATTCTCTATAAGTACGTAATGGAAGACCCTGCAAGAAATAAGAAAGAAATTCTAATTTCTTATTTGAAATCTTCTGACTTCTTCATTTCCTAA
- a CDS encoding tRNA (mnm(5)s(2)U34)-methyltransferase, translated as MKKIVEITHDILKTYFIENCVCVDFTMGQGFDTLFLAKQKEISHVYAFDIQPQAKKITETLLAQENCLEKVDCILDGHEHCDTYVTSYQAGIFNFGYFPQGDKNITTLLETSKIAVEKALKLLNVHGALVLTLYPGHEEGKMESCYFDTWCKTLHSRYYSVMKICMQNKKDAPYVLVIEKIKEERK; from the coding sequence ATGAAAAAAATTGTAGAAATTACGCATGATATACTAAAAACGTATTTCATAGAAAATTGTGTATGTGTAGACTTTACAATGGGACAAGGATTTGATACGCTATTTTTAGCAAAACAAAAAGAAATTTCTCATGTATATGCATTTGATATTCAGCCACAGGCAAAGAAGATTACAGAAACCCTGCTGGCACAGGAAAATTGTCTTGAAAAAGTTGATTGTATTCTTGATGGGCATGAGCATTGTGATACATATGTCACATCTTATCAGGCAGGTATTTTTAATTTTGGATATTTTCCACAGGGAGACAAAAACATTACAACATTACTAGAAACAAGTAAAATAGCAGTAGAAAAAGCGTTAAAACTGTTGAATGTTCATGGAGCACTTGTGTTGACTTTATATCCAGGACATGAGGAAGGAAAAATGGAAAGCTGTTACTTTGATACATGGTGCAAAACTTTGCATTCTCGCTATTACAGTGTCATGAAGATATGTATGCAAAACAAAAAAGATGCACCATATGTATTAGTTATTGAAAAAATCAAGGAGGAAAGAAAATGA
- a CDS encoding HAD family hydrolase, translated as MIKAVVFDMDGVLVNSEPENLRILKEFMMENEVEPSDEFLASLIGTSYDVTCEKSAELMGKDWTMEAFREGYEAYDLQHPYDYGKVLNPQVKETLDWLKEHEYRIALASSSPIRLIYKMLEECGLEEYFEVITSGENFDESKPNPEIYLHTIEKLGLQPSECMAVEDSVYGIEAALRAGMEVCAYRDYEYDIDQSAADHIVDHMLDIIKYL; from the coding sequence ATGATAAAAGCAGTTGTTTTTGACATGGATGGGGTTTTGGTAAACAGTGAACCGGAAAATTTACGTATCTTAAAAGAATTTATGATGGAAAATGAAGTGGAGCCAAGTGATGAATTTCTTGCATCTTTAATAGGTACTTCTTATGATGTAACTTGTGAAAAAAGTGCAGAACTGATGGGAAAAGACTGGACAATGGAGGCTTTTCGAGAGGGGTATGAAGCATATGATTTGCAGCATCCATATGATTATGGAAAAGTATTGAATCCACAGGTAAAGGAAACTTTAGATTGGTTAAAGGAACATGAATATCGTATCGCATTGGCAAGCAGCAGCCCAATAAGATTAATATATAAGATGCTGGAAGAGTGTGGTTTGGAAGAATATTTTGAAGTGATTACAAGCGGAGAGAATTTTGACGAAAGCAAACCAAATCCAGAAATTTATTTACATACGATTGAAAAATTAGGATTACAGCCTTCAGAATGTATGGCAGTAGAAGATTCCGTATATGGTATTGAAGCAGCTCTTCGTGCGGGCATGGAAGTTTGTGCATATCGTGATTATGAATATGATATTGATCAAAGTGCTGCTGATCATATCGTTGATCATATGCTGGATATAATAAAGTATTTATAA
- a CDS encoding ATP-dependent Clp protease ATP-binding subunit — protein MNFEKMSEKLQEVIMHAVEICKSYQHASIDTIQMLKAIFENDVLDGLLKRLQIDKTRALQMIDEEMGRVARSSNVNPQFTNEVVSSFTKAQQWSDSVQETYLSVASVFISLMFNKSYISKKLVKEFHLKEDVCKEEELKRRGGKKMDSPNAESNVEALSKYGRDLVEDVKNGKIDPIIGRDDEIRRVIQILSRKTKNNPVLIGEPGVGKTAVVEGIAWRIMKGDVPGSLKDKKLMELDMGSLIAGAKYRGEFEERLKAILEEVKAAQGNIILFIDEIHNLVGAGKTEGSMDAGNMLKPMLARGELRCIGATTFNEYRQYIEKDAALERRFQKVMVQEPTVEDTISILRGLKDRFESYHGVKILDEALIAAATMSNRYISDRFLPDKAIDLVDEACAMLRVEMESMPQELDELQRKIMQLQIEETALKKEEDKKSKERLEDIRSELNELRAKKDVLYTKWEDEKAELEESKDAKVRLEKARLELEQAQNEARYEDAAKLQYATIPHLEQLIKKQAEKTKDENALIQETVNEELIAKIVSRWTGVEVSRLVESERQKLLHLKEALQKRVIGQDTALELVSDAILRSKAQIQDENRPIGSFLFLGPTGVGKTEVAKALAEQLFDSESHIVRIDMSEYMEKHSVSRLIGAPPGYVGYEEGGQLSEAVRRNPYSIILFDEVEKAHPDVFNVLLQILDDGRITDSKGVTVDFKNTLLIMTSNLGSQFAFDKENQQENYMKEVKKYFKPEFINRIDEIVVFNALNDDMLGKIAHKFMNELSQRLKNKDIQLHVSDAVYYNIATQGVDPVFGARPMKRYIQRNIETLIAKKMIEGNAGKDDIVDVDVVDGEYVVNIRHMDA, from the coding sequence ATGAATTTTGAAAAAATGAGTGAAAAACTGCAGGAAGTCATTATGCATGCTGTGGAAATCTGTAAAAGTTATCAGCATGCAAGTATCGATACGATACAAATGTTGAAAGCAATTTTTGAAAATGATGTATTGGATGGCTTGTTAAAACGTTTGCAGATTGATAAAACACGTGCTTTGCAGATGATTGATGAGGAAATGGGCAGAGTGGCACGAAGTTCTAATGTAAATCCTCAATTTACTAATGAAGTAGTGTCTTCTTTTACAAAGGCACAGCAGTGGAGCGATAGTGTACAGGAGACATATTTAAGTGTTGCCAGTGTATTTATCAGTCTTATGTTTAACAAATCTTATATCTCAAAGAAATTGGTAAAAGAGTTTCATTTGAAAGAAGATGTCTGTAAGGAAGAAGAGTTAAAACGTCGTGGGGGAAAGAAAATGGATTCTCCAAATGCAGAAAGCAATGTAGAGGCTTTAAGCAAATATGGAAGAGATTTAGTTGAAGATGTTAAAAATGGAAAAATTGATCCTATCATTGGACGTGATGATGAAATTCGAAGAGTGATTCAGATCTTATCTCGTAAAACCAAAAACAATCCGGTGCTGATTGGAGAGCCTGGTGTTGGGAAAACAGCTGTTGTAGAAGGAATTGCATGGCGTATCATGAAAGGTGATGTGCCTGGCAGCTTGAAAGATAAGAAACTGATGGAATTGGATATGGGTTCTTTGATTGCCGGTGCAAAATATCGAGGAGAATTTGAAGAACGTTTAAAAGCTATTTTGGAAGAAGTAAAAGCAGCACAGGGAAATATTATCTTGTTTATTGATGAAATCCATAATCTTGTTGGTGCTGGTAAAACAGAGGGCAGTATGGATGCTGGAAATATGCTGAAACCTATGCTGGCACGAGGAGAACTTCGCTGTATTGGTGCGACAACGTTTAATGAATATCGTCAATATATTGAAAAAGATGCAGCACTGGAGCGACGTTTCCAAAAAGTAATGGTACAGGAGCCAACGGTAGAAGATACCATTAGTATTCTTCGTGGACTAAAAGATCGCTTTGAATCTTATCATGGAGTAAAAATCTTAGATGAAGCTTTGATTGCGGCTGCGACTATGTCCAATCGCTATATAAGTGATCGTTTCTTGCCGGATAAAGCTATCGATTTAGTTGATGAAGCCTGTGCAATGCTTCGTGTAGAAATGGAATCTATGCCGCAGGAACTGGATGAATTGCAGCGTAAGATCATGCAGCTTCAGATTGAAGAGACAGCTTTAAAGAAAGAAGAAGATAAGAAATCCAAAGAGCGTTTGGAAGATATTCGCTCTGAGTTAAATGAACTTCGTGCAAAAAAAGATGTATTATATACAAAATGGGAAGATGAAAAAGCAGAATTAGAAGAAAGCAAAGATGCGAAAGTTCGTCTTGAAAAAGCTCGTTTAGAATTGGAACAGGCACAAAATGAAGCACGTTATGAAGATGCCGCAAAATTACAGTATGCGACAATACCGCATTTGGAACAGTTGATCAAGAAGCAGGCAGAAAAAACAAAAGATGAAAATGCTTTGATTCAGGAAACGGTTAATGAAGAATTGATTGCGAAAATTGTTTCCAGATGGACAGGAGTAGAAGTATCTCGATTGGTAGAAAGTGAACGTCAAAAACTGCTGCATCTAAAAGAAGCTTTACAAAAACGTGTCATTGGACAGGATACAGCACTAGAATTAGTCAGTGATGCGATTTTAAGAAGCAAGGCACAGATTCAAGATGAGAATCGACCTATTGGAAGTTTCTTGTTTTTAGGACCTACCGGTGTTGGTAAAACAGAGGTTGCGAAAGCTTTGGCAGAACAGCTGTTTGACAGTGAAAGTCATATCGTTCGTATTGATATGAGTGAATATATGGAGAAACACAGTGTATCTCGTTTAATTGGTGCTCCTCCAGGATATGTAGGATATGAAGAAGGTGGACAGTTAAGTGAGGCAGTACGTAGAAATCCATATTCTATTATCTTGTTTGATGAAGTGGAAAAAGCACATCCAGATGTCTTTAATGTATTGCTTCAGATTTTGGATGATGGACGTATTACCGACAGCAAGGGAGTTACGGTTGACTTTAAGAATACATTGCTGATCATGACAAGTAATTTAGGAAGTCAGTTTGCCTTTGATAAAGAAAACCAGCAGGAAAACTATATGAAAGAAGTAAAGAAATACTTCAAACCTGAATTTATTAACCGTATTGATGAAATCGTTGTATTTAATGCATTGAATGATGATATGCTAGGTAAGATTGCTCATAAATTTATGAACGAATTATCTCAGCGTTTGAAAAATAAAGATATCCAGCTGCATGTAAGTGATGCTGTATATTACAACATCGCGACACAGGGGGTAGATCCAGTATTTGGAGCTCGTCCTATGAAACGATATATTCAACGTAATATTGAAACTTTGATTGCGAAAAAGATGATTGAAGGAAATGCAGGAAAAGATGATATTGTGGATGTAGATGTAGTGGATGGAGAATATGTAGTAAATATTCGTCATATGGATGCATAA
- a CDS encoding DUF5685 family protein, translating to MFGYVVVNKPELKIKDFDTYQSFYCGLCQQLKQRFGQFSRLALNYDMTFLAILLSGLYEPKTKERKIRCILHPAHKKDVLENTYITYAADMTVLLTYLKCQDDWEDEHSYKAKAFQKILHRQYQKVYEKYPEKCDIVIQALKESSSLEKENCDDLDRMCALSGKFMAEICCYKEDAWMPYLKKMGDYLGRFIYLLDAYDDVKKDKEKNLYNPLKNKDEKQLDTWIQPVLEMLIAESADAFEMLPILKYEDILRNILYSGVWARYYTVKKARVGEENGSL from the coding sequence ATGTTTGGGTATGTTGTTGTGAACAAGCCGGAATTAAAAATAAAAGATTTTGATACGTATCAGTCTTTTTACTGTGGCTTATGCCAGCAGTTAAAACAACGTTTTGGACAATTCTCACGACTCGCATTGAATTATGATATGACATTTCTGGCTATTCTGTTAAGTGGATTATATGAACCAAAGACAAAAGAAAGAAAGATTCGCTGTATACTACATCCTGCACATAAAAAAGATGTTTTAGAAAATACTTATATTACATATGCTGCAGATATGACGGTTTTGTTGACGTATTTAAAATGTCAGGATGATTGGGAAGATGAGCATTCTTATAAGGCAAAAGCATTTCAGAAAATTCTGCATCGGCAGTATCAAAAAGTCTATGAGAAGTATCCTGAAAAATGTGATATCGTAATACAGGCTTTAAAAGAAAGTTCCTCTTTGGAAAAAGAAAACTGTGATGATTTAGATAGGATGTGTGCGTTAAGCGGGAAGTTTATGGCAGAGATTTGCTGTTATAAAGAGGATGCATGGATGCCTTATCTTAAAAAGATGGGAGATTATCTAGGCAGGTTTATTTATTTGCTGGATGCATACGATGATGTAAAAAAAGATAAAGAAAAGAATTTGTATAATCCATTAAAAAATAAAGATGAAAAACAACTGGATACATGGATACAGCCTGTTTTAGAAATGCTGATTGCGGAAAGTGCAGATGCATTTGAAATGCTTCCTATTTTGAAATATGAGGATATTTTAAGAAATATATTGTATTCCGGTGTCTGGGCAAGGTATTATACGGTAAAAAAAGCAAGGGTAGGAGAAGAGAATGGATCCTTATAG